Genomic segment of Tissierella sp.:
GCAAATTGCTTTAAGTAGTGATATTAAAGGTTTTGAGCCTAGAGATCAAAAGAATACACTGATGAATGTTTATGATAAACATTCTTATTTTGATTTGCTATATGTTCAGGATGCAAATGGTATGCAAACAGCTAGAACTACTGGTGAGCTGGGAAATCGTGGTAATCGTTGGTGGTTTATTAAGGCTATGGAAGAGCAAACTGCCTTTGTAAGTAAATCCTATTATACTTTAGCTACAAATACCCCTGTTACAACCATAGCTATGCCTATATATGGGGATACTAATAGAATAGTAGGTGTTATGGCAGCAGATATAAAGTTAACTGAACTTCAGGAACGAGTGCAGAAATATAGTGAGGGTAGTAGATTTGCCTTTATTATTGATGGTGAAGGCGTAGTAATAGCACACCCTGATACTGTACAGGTATCAGAATTATATAATTATAGAACTTTGAAAAAGACAGTCTTAAAGACAGATAGTAGCGGAGCAGTTATTGTTGATGAAAGTGGCAACCAAGTGACAGAGGAGCAAGATATTGAAGTTCCGCAGACATTGATGGAAATAACCGAGAAGGCTCTAAATGGAGAAAGTGGATCAGACACATATAAGGATAATGATGGAGTAGATGTGGTCAGTGCTTATCAAAGCATTACTCTTCCAGGGGTATCAGATAATTGGGCAGTTGTTACTGTAGAGAACAAAGATGATGCTATGGCATTCATCAATGGAACTGGAGTATTTAGTGCTATGATCGGTATTGTCTCAATTATCATAGCTGTAGTGCTTATTACAATAGTAGCAAGTAAAATTGCAGGTCCAATTAAAAAGTCTGCTGATTATTTAGAAGTAATTGCAGAAGGTAATTTCATGGTTGAGGTAGACAAAGAAATGCTATCAAGGAAAGATGAAATTGGTATTATTGCAAATGGCATTCAAACTATGAAGGATTCTCTTAAGGATTTAGCCATGAAAATTACATCGGAATCAATGAATATACAAAATAGAGTTGAAGATGTGGTCAGTGAAGTTAATGAGTTGAATGATAATCTGGAAGGAATATCTGCTACAACGGAAGAACTTTCAGCAAATACAGAGGAAACAGCTGCAGCTTCGCAAGAAATGACAGCAACTTCTATGGAAATAGAAAGAGCAGCTCAATCCATTGCTGAAAGCTCTGGAAAGGGTGCGCTTGCAGCCAAAGATATTAGTGAAAAGGCTGAAACTACAAAGGAAAGAATGGATTTATCTCTAGAAAAGGCTACAGCTATTTTACTAGAGACTAAGGAAGAGCTTGAGAAAGCAATTGAAGAATCCAAAATTGTTGAAGAGATTAATGTTCTTTCAGCTTCTATTATGGGAATAACTGAACAAACAAATTTATTGGCTTTAAATGCAGCTATTGAAGCTGCAAGAGCTGGGGAAGCAGGAAGAGGATTCTCTGTTGTAGCTGATGAAATCACTAAACTTGCAGAGCAATCAAAATTAGGAGTTAATAAAATTACAGAAGTAACAAGCCATGTAATTTCAGCGGTAAATAATCTTGCAAAAAATGCAAATAATCTTCTAAACTTTGTTTCTGTGGATGTTGATAATGATTATAAAAACATGTTAGATGTTGCGAATGAATATCGTAAGGATGCAAAGTTTGTTGAAGATTTGGTTCTTGAGTTTAGTGCAACTTCTGAAGAACTACTAGCTTCCATTGAGAATATGGCTCAAGCCATAGATGGAGTAGCTGTAGCATCTAATGAAAGTGCAAGTGGAACTACAGAAATTGCTATTAGAGTCTCTGATGCTAGTGTGAGATCCAATAGTGTAATGGAAAAGGTAACAGATACAAAGGTAAGCTCTGATAATTTAATAGAAGAAATATCCAAATTCAAATTTTAATCAGAATACAAAAGAATTCACCCATCCTCTGATCTGACCCAAAAAATATAGCTAAGTCGAAATGGACCTAGCTATATTTTTATTTAGAAAACTTAAACTTCTTTCTAATAATTCCATAGTATTAGATTTCTCCACATATCTATCAAAATCATGTACATCTGATGATACAAGAAATAGCTCTGATTTAGGAATCAACCTATGAAGGGATTTTGATTCATCACAGGGAACATCAGGATCATAAAAGCTGTGGGTAAGAAAAACTGGTGGATAATCCTGATAATTATTAAATGTTCTTAAAGAGTATTTTAATAATAAATATTTAATTGGTTCATCATAAATTAATGACAACCATGTACCTTTTTGACGAGCATATACATATAGAGCGTATCTACTATTGATTGATTTGTCTTCTTTACTTAATATATTATTAATTGATTCTTCATCTATTTTAGGCAAACTATTATAGTGGGGATTTGGAGTACTTGACCAAAATTCTTCTAAAAAACCGTATCCATAATATGATAATATTCCAAGAGGATTTTCCTTATATTTTTCCCTTGCAGCTAATAAAGCAAGATAAGCACCAGCAGACCTACCCCATAGAAAATATGATATATCAAGGTTGAAAAACTTATATCGATTATCAAGATACCAATTTATACAAAATATTACATCTGAGAGGATATCAGGCAATTTGTATTTGGGTGCTAATCTATATTCAAAAGATATAATAGCATAATTGTTTTCACAAAACTTTTCTAAATGTAGATCTGGTAAATCATTTGGATTCCCATATAACAATCCACCACCATGAAAATATAATAAAACTGCTTTGGGTTTAATTCCTTTATTTTTGTAAAGGAAAGCATTTTGATGATCAGATATCTTAATGTTGATTATTTCAAATGTATTTTTTTTCATATAAATTACCATCCTATATTTAATATCTATTTTTAACAATAAATATTAATCTTATTCTATCATTTAATTTCTCTTTCTATCATTGTACAAAGTTAACAAAAACCATAAACATTATTATCTAATATGGACATAGATAATGTGAATTGAATTTTATAAGATTAGCTTAACAAGTGAATATAATGCTTAAAAAAATTTGAGAGGATGAAAGGTATGGCTATAAATACAAATGAAATTAGTAGTACTATGAATTGGCTTTCCTCTTTTGGTCTGCTTGAAAGCGGAGGGGTAACTAGACTCTTATATACAAAAGAGTGGCTAGATGCCCAAAACTCACTAAAAGAAAAGTTTGAAAGCATAGGGATGAAAGCAGAGTTTGATGCTGTTGGTAACCTTTTTGGCCGTGTTGAAGGAACTGAGGGTTCTGAAGAAACAATAGCTACTGGTTCTCACGTAGACACAGTTGTAAATGGCGGTAAATTAGATGGGGCATTGGGTATATTTGGAGGATTCTTAGCTATTAAGTATCTTTTAGAGACTTATGGAAAGCCTAAAAAGAATATTGAAGTTATATCCATGGCAGAAGAAGAAGGAAGTAGATTCCCTTATGTATTCTGGGGTAGCAAAAACCTATTGGGTTTAACAAAAAAGGAAGATGTAATAGATATAGTTGATGAAAACGGTACGAAATTTGTAGATGCAATGCACGAAAGTGGATTTGATTTTAAGTCCAATAATGAATCATCCTTATCTCATGTAAAAACCTTTGTAGAACTTCATATAGAGCAAGGGAATGCACTAGAGATGGAAAAGAAATCTGTAGGTATTATCACTAGTATAGTTGGCCAAAGAAGATACAACATCACTTTAAAGGGAGAAGCCAACCATGCAGGTACTACTCTTATGGAATATCGTAGAGATGTAATGCAGGTGTTTGCTCAAATCGTAACAGAGTCAATTAATAAAGCTAAAGAAGCTGGTAATCCTCTTGTATTAACATTTGGAAAGATCAATGTTAAGCCTAATACAGTAAATGTAGTTCCAGGGTATGCAGAATTTACTATGGACTGTAGACATACTGATAGTCAATTCTTAAAGGATTTTACTGCTATTATTGAAGAAGATATGAAACGTATATCTAAAGAATCAAATGTTGAAATAGAAATTGATAGATGGATGGATGAAGAACCTGTTCCTATGAACAAGGAAGTTATAAATATAATAGAAGAAGCATGTAAGGAACAAAATCTAAACTATAAATTAATGCATAGTGGTGCTGGTCATGATTCACAGATTATTGCGCCTAGAATCAATACAGGGATGATATTTGTTCCAAGTGTAAAGGGCATAAGTCACAACCCTAAAGAATTTACTGAGCTTGAAGACTTGAAACAAGGTATAGAAGCTTTAGCAGCAACTATTTACAAATTAGCATACTAAAAATAAGGGGATATAATAATGGACGAAAAAAAAGGATTAAATGTTTTACCAAAGGATTATTGGAAAACAATTGTATTTACATTTTGTTTAGGCTGGGTAGTTATTTGGATTTATAGGGCAATGTTGTCACCAATTTATTCTGAGATTCAAGGCACTATAGGATTGCAGACAAATGCAGCAATGGGTCTAATTGCTAGCTGCTATTTCTTTGGATATACATCTATGCAAATCCCATCAGGTTTCCTAGTGGATAAATTTGGACAAAAGAAGATTTTAATTCCAGGATTTATTATATTTGCATTAGGTGCATTTTCTATATCACGGGCAACAAGTCTAATGATGATTTATGTTGGTAGTGTATTAGCAGGAGTAGGTTGTGGAACTTATTACGGAGCAGCATTCTCTCTAACAGCACAACATGTACCAGCAGAAAAGAAAGGTTTAGCAACAGCTATAGTAAATAGTGGTTCAGCATTAGGTATGATTATTGGTATGACAAGTTCAAGTTATATAGTAAAAACTTTAGGATTACCATGGCAAACTATGGTTATAATTTCAGCATCATTGATTGCTCTTATGGTAGTATGGTTTGCATTAGCAATCAAAAATACTTCAGTAGTTAGAGAAGCTAAAGTTGAAAAGGTAGAAGTAGTAAACACAGATGTTAAAAAAAGGTCATTATTCAGTTTTAAAATGGTTTCTTGTTATATCTTATATTTTACGACTTGCTACACATATTATTTGATAGTAACATGGTTACCAAAATTCCTAGAATCTGAAAGAGGAATTACAGGTGGGATGATAGGTATAATAACATCTATGATTTCAGTAACAGCAGTTCCTGGAGCTCTGTATTTTGCACATAAGTCAGATAAGAAAAGAGATAAAAAGTCTAAGATAATTATTGGTTTAGAACTAGCTGCTTTTGTTCTTATAGCATTATCTATGTTAGTTCCAAATGCAACTTTACTAGCTGGTATTCTTCTAGCTTATGGATTCTTGGGTAAAATGGCAGTTGACCCAGTATTGATTTCTTATATATCAGATACTGCAAATAAAAAAGAACTTGCTACAACATTAGGCATGTTCAACTTCTTCGGAATGTCATCCTCAATAGTAGCACCTGCATTTACAGGTTATATAATAGATAAAACAGGTTCAGGTGAATTAGGGTTCTATATTGGAGCAGGATTATTGATCATAGGAACAGTTATATTCATATTTGCAAATAATAGAAATTTAGTAAACAAACAAGCTTAATTAATTATAAGATGAAAGCAATTGTAACTCAATTGCTTTCACTGCTAAAAATATGTTAGGAGGATTCAAAATGAGTTATATAAATGGAGTAATGGGCTATAGAGAGGGTATATTAGAAAATCGATCAATTGTAAAAAAAGATAACTATGCATTAATTGAACCAGATGGAATTGTAACAAATGCAATTGTAGGATTTGAGAACTGTGATCTTACGATTCTATCTTCACCAAAGATTGGTGCAAGCTTTGTAGATTATTTAGTGGGAATTAAAGAAGACGGAAAAAATCATTTAGGATTTGGTGGAGATGGCGTAGAGGTTTTCTTCTATATATTCGAAGGAAATGTAAAGGTATGGAATGATGATAAGTCTGAAGAACTAACTAATGGGGGATATATCTTTAGCCCTGCTGGAAAAAAACTGTATTTTGAAAATGTTGGGGATACACCAGCAAAAGGATTTTTATATAAGAGACTTTATGACAAGATAGAAGGATATGAAGCCCATACCGTCATTGGAAATAGTAATGACTTAGAAGAAATAGCATATGAAGGAATGACAGATGTAATAATAAAAAACTTCCTTCCAGCTACTAATAACTTTGGATTTGACATGAACTTCCACATTTTATCATTTAAACCTGGTGCAAGCCATGGATATATTGAGACACACTTCGCAGAGCATGGTGCCTATATTTTCTCTGGAAAAGGAATGTATAACCTTGATAATGAGTGGGTACCTGTAGAAAAGGGAGACTATATATTTATGAGTGCATATTGCTTACAGGCAGCTTATGGTATTGGAAGAGATGAAAGTTTTGCATACATCTATTCAAAAGACTGTAATAGGGATCCTAAGCTGTAAAACTATAGGAGGGCAAAGACATGAAGCTTAATGAACAAGAATTAAAAAAATTGATGAAAGATAAATTTGTGAAGGCAGGATTATCTGATGAACACTCAGATAAAGTAGCAGAAATATTAACATGGGCTGATGCTAGGGGGATTCATTCCCATGGCGCTGTTCGAGTAGAATACTATTCTGAAAGAATTGCTAAAGGCGGTATAAATACTAATCCAAACTTTAGATTTGAAGCAACGGGCCCTTCAAGTGGTATGTATCATGGAGATAATGGGAATGGTTTTGTTGCAGCTACCAATGCAATGGAGGAAGCTATTAAGATGGCGAAAGAATCTGGTGTTGCAGTGGTAGGGATAAAAAATATCTCCCATAGTGGAAGTTTGGGTTATTATGTGGAAATGGCTGCAGATAATGATTTAGTAGCTATATCACTATGTCAATCAGATCCAATGGCAGTACCATATGGAGGAAGTGAGCCCTATTATGGAACAAATCCAATAGCATTTGGTGTTCCAACTTCAGATGGAAGAAAAGTTATATTTGATATGGCTACTACAGTACAGTCCTGGGGAAAGATATTAGTTGCTCGTTCTAAGAAAGAGCCAATTCCAAGTGATTGGGCTGTTGATGAACATGGAAACTCAACTACAGACTCAACTAAAGTTAATGCCTTATTACCAATTTCTGGTGCAAAAGGATATGGTTTAATGATGATGGTAGATGTTCTATCGGGAGTAATGTTAGGCTTACCATTCGGTAAGCATGTATCTTCTATGTATGATGATTTATCAAAGGGAAGAGATCTTGGTCAACTACACATAGTAATTGATCCATCAAGATTTATAGATATAGATATGTTTAAAGAAAACATGTCTAAAGTGTTGACAGAATTAAGTGAAGTAAAACCTGCACCGGGATTTGATAAGGTTTATTATCCAGGTGAGAGAGGCTTATTAAGAAAAGAAAAATATGAAAATACAGGCGGCATAGAAATAGTTGATGATATCTATGAATATTTAATTAGCGATGATATTCATTACGATAGATATGACCATAAAAATAAGTTTGCTGAATAGGAAGGAGTTTATATATGTTAAGAACCTTAGTAAAAAAAGGAAGTTATCAAGATTCAGTTGTATTGATGTTACTGACAAATAAAATATCTTCCATAGATGGAGTAAATAAGGTATCTATAATGATGGGAACTCCAGCTAATAAAGATATTTTTAAAGCGAGTGGAATGGAGACCTCTGAACTTGTAAGTGCAAGTTCAAATGATATGGTAATGGTTATAGATACTGAATTAGAGAATATTGAAGAAATAGTAGCAAAAGAAACGGATGACTTTTTAAACAATCAATCAGCTAAATCTAATGGTGGGAATGAGGATAAAGCAGTAAAGTCTTGGGAACAAGCTACTAGTGTATTACCTGATGCAAATTTGGCTGTAATATCTATTCCGGGAACCTATGCTGCTATGGAAGCAGATAGAGCATTAGATGAAAATCTGAATGTATTTATTTTCAGTGATAATGTATCCTTAGAAGATGAAGTTCGCCTAAAGGAGAAGGCACATGTGAAAGGGCTATTGGTAATGGGACCTGATTGCGGTACTGGTATAATACACGGTACTCCAATTGCATTTACAAACTATGTAGAAAAGGGAAAAATAGGCATAGTTGGTGCCTCAGGTACTGGAATTCAAGAGTTAACAACAATTATAGATAGACTTGGAGAAGGAGTAACTAATGCTATAGGGACAGGTGGCAGGGACTTATCTGCTACAGTTGGTGGAATTACCATGCTTGATTCTATTAATGTATTAGCAAATGATCCTAGTGTAGAAGTTATGATAATAGTATCAAAACCACCTGCGAAGCATGTTAGAGATAAGATTGTAAAAAGATTGGAATCAATTGAAAAGCCAGTGATCACTCTATTCCTAGGTGAAAAACCTGAAACCCATGAGAATGGATTCTATCATGCATATACATTAGATGAAGCAGCAAGGATAGCGGTAAAACTTGTACGAAATGAATCAATTGAGTTAGAAGATTATGTAATTGAACATGATGACCGATTTAATAAAGATGAAGAAAAGACAATTAAAGCCTATTACTCAGGAGGAACATTGGCATCTGAAGCTGCTATATTATTAAAAGATACATTAAAATTACCTACAAAAACTGAAACAAGTGAAGGGTATATTCTAAAAGTAGCAGGCCATGAAGTAATAGATTTAGGTGATGATAAATATACACAGGGTAAGCCACATCCAATGATAGATGCCAGTACAAGAATTGAATATATGAAAAATGCAGGAAATGATAAATCTACTGGTGTTATACTACTTGATATAGTTTTAGGATATGGATCCCATGAAAATATGGCAGGAGAATTATCCAAAAGTATTGAATCATTACAAGAAAAAGCTAAAGAAGAAAATAGAAAGCTTTTCTTTGTGACTACTATATGCGGAACAAAAAAGGATATCCAAAACTTTGATTTCCAAAAGAAGCAAATGGAAGATTTAGGTGTTATTGTATGTGATACTAACAAAATGGCAGTAGAAATGGCACTATACCTTATTGGACATAAATATGAAGAATTGGAAAAAGAAATATTGCCAAGAAATTTAAGAAAATCTAATAACCCAGAGTTATCTGAGAAATTAATAGAGTTAATAGAAAATAAACCTAGAGTAATAAATATCGGATTAAAAAGCTTCGCTGATGTTTTAGAAGACTTTAAAGCAGAGGTAGTTCAGTATAATTGGACGCCACCAGCAGGCGGAGATGTAAGAATGATCAAGGTTTTACAATTTCTTAGAGGATATGGATTATAGGAAAAGGAGAATTGCAAATGAAATATATAACAATTGATGAAGCAAATCAGGCCGTCATCCAAAAGATTGTTGCTGCTGTGCCTGTTATTTTAGATGTAGTTCCAGCACATACTGTAATAGAAGAGTTACGGGACAAGAAGGTTTTATTACATGCTGGACCACCAATCTTGTGGGAAAATATGGCGAGTCCTATGCAAGGGTCTTGTATAGGAGCAGTTCTATTTGAAGGTTGGGCAAAAGATGAAGATGAGGCTCATAAGCTATTGTCATCAGGAGGGGTAGAATTCATTCCATGTCATCATGTAAATGCAGTTGGCCCAATGGGTGGTATAACTTCAGCACATATGCCTGTATTTGTAGCTAAAAATGTTACAGATAATAATTATGCATATTGTACAATGAATGAAGGTATTGGTCAGGTTCTAAGATTTGGAGCATACTCTCAAGAAGTAATTAACAGATTAAATTGGATGAGAGATGTACTTGGTCCAGTTCTTGGCAAAGCACTTCGTACATTTGAAGGTGGATTAAGTGTAAATCCAATGATTGCAAAGGCAATTGCAATGGGAGATGAATTCCATCAAAGAAATATAGCAGCTTCCCTTGTATTTTTGAAGGAAGTAACTCCAGTAATTTTATCACTAGATATTGATGAAAAGGAAAGAAAAGATGTAATCAAATTTTTAGCTGATACTGATCAGTTTTTCCTAAATATTATGATGGCATGCTCCAAGGCTGTGATGGATGGTGCAAGAATGATTGAAGAAGGTACTGTAGTTACAGCCATGTGTAGAAATGGAGAAAACTTTGGTATTCGTATAAGTGGTATGGGTGATGAGTGGTTTACAGCTCCAGTAAATACACCACAAGGTTTATACTTTACTGGTTACGACAGTGAGGATGCTAGCCCTGATCTAGGGGATAGTGCTATAACTGAAGCATTTGGTGTAGGTGGAATGGCAATGATAGCAGCACCTGCTGTAACTAGATTTGTAGGAACTGGTGGGTTTGATGATGCTCTAAAAATAAGCAATGAAATGGCTGAGATATGTATAGGACATAATCCAAACTTTATAATTCCTACATGGAGTTTCAAAGGAGCTTGTCTAGGAATTGATGCCAGAAAAGTTGTTGAAAAAGTAATAACTCCTGTTATTAATACAGGTATTGCACATAAAATAGCAGGCTTTGGTCAAATAGGCGCAGGAACAGTGCACCCACCAATTGAATGTTTTGAAAAGGCCATTTTAGCTTATGCAAAAAAACTAGGATTTAAAGAAAATTAAGATTTATAAATAAATAATAGAGAATTAAGGGAGTGTGGGATAGTAGTGAAGGAATTATTAAAAGCATCAAAGGTATCTGGGCAAATGCTTGAACTGCTATCCCCTGGTCCTTATAAAATCCATAGTAGATTTAACAATGGTATAAATTTAAATATAGAAGGAAAACTTTCTTTCATTGGTGTAGGAAAAATTAATTTTCCACCCCTTGGGGTATTATTAGAAAATGGTATGGATAAGAGTTTTACGGAAATCCACGAAGATTATCTCTATTGGAATGACAGACTTAATGGATTGGAGTCAAAAGAAATTTTTATTGATTTTAGCAATGCCCATATAATTGACAATAGATTAATAACTAATCAAAATGTAATATCTTTGGAAAATCTAGCCATTATGCTAGAGATTGCAGACATTAATATAATGACTGGATTTGGTAAAACAGTTGGAGAGTTATCTAATTTAAAGGAAGATTTTGTAAAAGACTTGTGTTCAAAATTTAACAGTTCAAATTCTCTTGATATTCAGAGAATCTTGAAAAAGCTAGTAGGAAGAGGAATTGGATTGACTCCTTCAGGAGATGATTTTTTACAAGGAATACTATATATAAATGAGATAACTCCTATTTTAGGAGATATTTTTGTTGAGGAACTAAAGAATTTAATTGTCATTGATAAGTATACAACTGATATAAGTATAAATTATTATAAATGTGCTTTTTGT
This window contains:
- a CDS encoding methyl-accepting chemotaxis protein; its protein translation is MKTIRQKLVIYTLILVIVPLIISTVASNIYMRQNYEKELEENNKLLASSISDQVTAFIKEGYSLTEQIALSSDIKGFEPRDQKNTLMNVYDKHSYFDLLYVQDANGMQTARTTGELGNRGNRWWFIKAMEEQTAFVSKSYYTLATNTPVTTIAMPIYGDTNRIVGVMAADIKLTELQERVQKYSEGSRFAFIIDGEGVVIAHPDTVQVSELYNYRTLKKTVLKTDSSGAVIVDESGNQVTEEQDIEVPQTLMEITEKALNGESGSDTYKDNDGVDVVSAYQSITLPGVSDNWAVVTVENKDDAMAFINGTGVFSAMIGIVSIIIAVVLITIVASKIAGPIKKSADYLEVIAEGNFMVEVDKEMLSRKDEIGIIANGIQTMKDSLKDLAMKITSESMNIQNRVEDVVSEVNELNDNLEGISATTEELSANTEETAAASQEMTATSMEIERAAQSIAESSGKGALAAKDISEKAETTKERMDLSLEKATAILLETKEELEKAIEESKIVEEINVLSASIMGITEQTNLLALNAAIEAARAGEAGRGFSVVADEITKLAEQSKLGVNKITEVTSHVISAVNNLAKNANNLLNFVSVDVDNDYKNMLDVANEYRKDAKFVEDLVLEFSATSEELLASIENMAQAIDGVAVASNESASGTTEIAIRVSDASVRSNSVMEKVTDTKVSSDNLIEEISKFKF
- a CDS encoding alpha/beta hydrolase — translated: MKKNTFEIINIKISDHQNAFLYKNKGIKPKAVLLYFHGGGLLYGNPNDLPDLHLEKFCENNYAIISFEYRLAPKYKLPDILSDVIFCINWYLDNRYKFFNLDISYFLWGRSAGAYLALLAAREKYKENPLGILSYYGYGFLEEFWSSTPNPHYNSLPKIDEESINNILSKEDKSINSRYALYVYARQKGTWLSLIYDEPIKYLLLKYSLRTFNNYQDYPPVFLTHSFYDPDVPCDESKSLHRLIPKSELFLVSSDVHDFDRYVEKSNTMELLERSLSFLNKNIARSIST
- the allC gene encoding allantoate deiminase, which translates into the protein MAINTNEISSTMNWLSSFGLLESGGVTRLLYTKEWLDAQNSLKEKFESIGMKAEFDAVGNLFGRVEGTEGSEETIATGSHVDTVVNGGKLDGALGIFGGFLAIKYLLETYGKPKKNIEVISMAEEEGSRFPYVFWGSKNLLGLTKKEDVIDIVDENGTKFVDAMHESGFDFKSNNESSLSHVKTFVELHIEQGNALEMEKKSVGIITSIVGQRRYNITLKGEANHAGTTLMEYRRDVMQVFAQIVTESINKAKEAGNPLVLTFGKINVKPNTVNVVPGYAEFTMDCRHTDSQFLKDFTAIIEEDMKRISKESNVEIEIDRWMDEEPVPMNKEVINIIEEACKEQNLNYKLMHSGAGHDSQIIAPRINTGMIFVPSVKGISHNPKEFTELEDLKQGIEALAATIYKLAY
- a CDS encoding MFS transporter; this translates as MDEKKGLNVLPKDYWKTIVFTFCLGWVVIWIYRAMLSPIYSEIQGTIGLQTNAAMGLIASCYFFGYTSMQIPSGFLVDKFGQKKILIPGFIIFALGAFSISRATSLMMIYVGSVLAGVGCGTYYGAAFSLTAQHVPAEKKGLATAIVNSGSALGMIIGMTSSSYIVKTLGLPWQTMVIISASLIALMVVWFALAIKNTSVVREAKVEKVEVVNTDVKKRSLFSFKMVSCYILYFTTCYTYYLIVTWLPKFLESERGITGGMIGIITSMISVTAVPGALYFAHKSDKKRDKKSKIIIGLELAAFVLIALSMLVPNATLLAGILLAYGFLGKMAVDPVLISYISDTANKKELATTLGMFNFFGMSSSIVAPAFTGYIIDKTGSGELGFYIGAGLLIIGTVIFIFANNRNLVNKQA
- the allE gene encoding (S)-ureidoglycine aminohydrolase yields the protein MSYINGVMGYREGILENRSIVKKDNYALIEPDGIVTNAIVGFENCDLTILSSPKIGASFVDYLVGIKEDGKNHLGFGGDGVEVFFYIFEGNVKVWNDDKSEELTNGGYIFSPAGKKLYFENVGDTPAKGFLYKRLYDKIEGYEAHTVIGNSNDLEEIAYEGMTDVIIKNFLPATNNFGFDMNFHILSFKPGASHGYIETHFAEHGAYIFSGKGMYNLDNEWVPVEKGDYIFMSAYCLQAAYGIGRDESFAYIYSKDCNRDPKL
- the allD gene encoding ureidoglycolate dehydrogenase; the encoded protein is MKLNEQELKKLMKDKFVKAGLSDEHSDKVAEILTWADARGIHSHGAVRVEYYSERIAKGGINTNPNFRFEATGPSSGMYHGDNGNGFVAATNAMEEAIKMAKESGVAVVGIKNISHSGSLGYYVEMAADNDLVAISLCQSDPMAVPYGGSEPYYGTNPIAFGVPTSDGRKVIFDMATTVQSWGKILVARSKKEPIPSDWAVDEHGNSTTDSTKVNALLPISGAKGYGLMMMVDVLSGVMLGLPFGKHVSSMYDDLSKGRDLGQLHIVIDPSRFIDIDMFKENMSKVLTELSEVKPAPGFDKVYYPGERGLLRKEKYENTGGIEIVDDIYEYLISDDIHYDRYDHKNKFAE
- the fdrA gene encoding acyl-CoA synthetase FdrA, which encodes MLRTLVKKGSYQDSVVLMLLTNKISSIDGVNKVSIMMGTPANKDIFKASGMETSELVSASSNDMVMVIDTELENIEEIVAKETDDFLNNQSAKSNGGNEDKAVKSWEQATSVLPDANLAVISIPGTYAAMEADRALDENLNVFIFSDNVSLEDEVRLKEKAHVKGLLVMGPDCGTGIIHGTPIAFTNYVEKGKIGIVGASGTGIQELTTIIDRLGEGVTNAIGTGGRDLSATVGGITMLDSINVLANDPSVEVMIIVSKPPAKHVRDKIVKRLESIEKPVITLFLGEKPETHENGFYHAYTLDEAARIAVKLVRNESIELEDYVIEHDDRFNKDEEKTIKAYYSGGTLASEAAILLKDTLKLPTKTETSEGYILKVAGHEVIDLGDDKYTQGKPHPMIDASTRIEYMKNAGNDKSTGVILLDIVLGYGSHENMAGELSKSIESLQEKAKEENRKLFFVTTICGTKKDIQNFDFQKKQMEDLGVIVCDTNKMAVEMALYLIGHKYEELEKEILPRNLRKSNNPELSEKLIELIENKPRVINIGLKSFADVLEDFKAEVVQYNWTPPAGGDVRMIKVLQFLRGYGL
- a CDS encoding DUF1116 domain-containing protein, coding for MKYITIDEANQAVIQKIVAAVPVILDVVPAHTVIEELRDKKVLLHAGPPILWENMASPMQGSCIGAVLFEGWAKDEDEAHKLLSSGGVEFIPCHHVNAVGPMGGITSAHMPVFVAKNVTDNNYAYCTMNEGIGQVLRFGAYSQEVINRLNWMRDVLGPVLGKALRTFEGGLSVNPMIAKAIAMGDEFHQRNIAASLVFLKEVTPVILSLDIDEKERKDVIKFLADTDQFFLNIMMACSKAVMDGARMIEEGTVVTAMCRNGENFGIRISGMGDEWFTAPVNTPQGLYFTGYDSEDASPDLGDSAITEAFGVGGMAMIAAPAVTRFVGTGGFDDALKISNEMAEICIGHNPNFIIPTWSFKGACLGIDARKVVEKVITPVINTGIAHKIAGFGQIGAGTVHPPIECFEKAILAYAKKLGFKEN
- a CDS encoding DUF2877 domain-containing protein, with amino-acid sequence MKELLKASKVSGQMLELLSPGPYKIHSRFNNGINLNIEGKLSFIGVGKINFPPLGVLLENGMDKSFTEIHEDYLYWNDRLNGLESKEIFIDFSNAHIIDNRLITNQNVISLENLAIMLEIADINIMTGFGKTVGELSNLKEDFVKDLCSKFNSSNSLDIQRILKKLVGRGIGLTPSGDDFLQGILYINEITPILGDIFVEELKNLIVIDKYTTDISINYYKCAFCQMYSSTLINLYNAIKSVNIIEVRKYIDELLELGNTSGADILSGILTGINFALNASKKY